One window of the Acaryochloris sp. CCMEE 5410 genome contains the following:
- a CDS encoding DUF6348 family protein, producing the protein MATLADVLIRLFKAQNIPCAVVEGWVLPYGQAPGIRGIWHPPKKGGAGCLDIEVLLPDGRLLIDRCAGLGEGNNAIMDGVQNFLLGSFPVLLASFYGKNDPEQVTTKRWSLAGSTWTVYIGNFSRRASQGIDMPVPKSAFTAIESAIEQSPLSADVHWFRTFYCHISAQQVFEALMDNQPWPQGEAALKDIPWEKCDGYYSVRNFLILQKEVPHTVG; encoded by the coding sequence ATGGCAACCCTTGCCGATGTTCTAATTCGCTTATTTAAAGCCCAAAATATTCCCTGTGCTGTGGTCGAGGGTTGGGTGTTGCCCTATGGTCAAGCCCCAGGCATTCGCGGAATTTGGCATCCCCCAAAGAAAGGAGGAGCAGGATGCCTAGATATCGAGGTCTTACTACCCGATGGCCGCTTACTGATTGATCGCTGTGCTGGCCTGGGGGAAGGCAACAACGCCATTATGGATGGGGTACAAAATTTTTTGCTGGGTTCGTTTCCCGTGTTGTTAGCGAGTTTTTATGGCAAAAACGATCCAGAGCAAGTCACGACGAAGCGCTGGTCCCTAGCGGGCAGCACCTGGACCGTTTATATCGGTAACTTTTCGCGACGGGCTTCCCAAGGCATTGATATGCCCGTCCCCAAGTCAGCGTTTACCGCCATCGAATCTGCCATTGAGCAGTCTCCTCTGTCTGCAGACGTGCATTGGTTTCGGACTTTTTATTGTCATATCAGCGCCCAGCAAGTCTTCGAGGCCTTAATGGATAACCAGCCCTGGCCCCAGGGTGAAGCGGCTCTAAAGGACATCCCCTGGGAAAAATGCGACGGCTATTATAGTGTGAGAAATTTTCTGATCCTGCAAAAAGAGGTTCCCCATACCGTAGGCTAA
- a CDS encoding type II toxin-antitoxin system HicA family toxin: MRSVSGKQFCKIVERKGWTLNGSHYIYAKADIDGILSIPVHKNRDLKIGTLKALMKIAQLSEEDLL; encoded by the coding sequence ATGAGATCTGTTTCAGGTAAACAATTTTGCAAAATTGTGGAGCGAAAAGGCTGGACTTTAAATGGTAGTCATTATATTTATGCAAAAGCTGACATCGATGGAATTCTATCAATCCCAGTTCACAAGAATCGAGATTTAAAAATTGGAACCTTGAAAGCTTTAATGAAAATCGCTCAACTCTCTGAGGAGGATTTACTCTAA
- a CDS encoding phosphonate ABC transporter ATP-binding protein, producing MLKLKRLAAKSARSNSILALRQVSHQFGTVMALADVSFAIYPGQIVALIGSSGAGKSTLLQLLNGTLQPTAGEVWAMGQLWQARSARRIQRQIGTIYQQLHLVPSLRVIHNVNAGHLGRWPFWKAAASLVWPLEVETAQTALAQVGIPDKLYARTDRLSGGQQQRVAIARVLVQDPAIMLADEPIASLDPERSHDIMRLLSRLVRERGKTLVVSLHGVEYAQRYCDRIIGLKQGQVQFDLPAQDVTPEQLHHLYQLDNPPSS from the coding sequence ATGCTCAAATTGAAGCGATTGGCCGCCAAATCGGCAAGATCAAATAGCATTCTGGCTCTCCGTCAGGTCAGTCATCAGTTTGGAACCGTGATGGCCCTGGCGGATGTCAGTTTTGCCATCTATCCTGGCCAAATCGTTGCTTTAATTGGCTCTAGCGGTGCGGGTAAAAGCACCCTTTTACAATTACTCAATGGCACTCTTCAGCCCACAGCAGGTGAAGTATGGGCCATGGGACAGCTTTGGCAGGCCCGATCTGCCCGGCGGATTCAACGCCAAATTGGCACCATTTATCAGCAGCTTCATTTGGTTCCGTCTTTGCGAGTGATCCATAACGTCAATGCGGGACACTTGGGGCGCTGGCCGTTTTGGAAAGCGGCGGCTTCCTTGGTGTGGCCCTTGGAGGTGGAGACGGCCCAAACCGCTCTAGCCCAAGTGGGTATCCCTGATAAGCTCTATGCCCGTACCGATCGTCTCTCTGGCGGCCAGCAGCAGCGAGTGGCCATTGCCAGAGTTTTGGTGCAAGATCCAGCGATTATGCTGGCCGACGAACCGATTGCTAGCCTTGATCCAGAACGCAGCCATGACATTATGCGACTGCTGAGTCGTCTCGTGCGGGAACGGGGCAAGACGTTGGTAGTGAGTTTGCATGGGGTGGAGTATGCGCAGCGGTATTGCGATCGCATCATCGGTCTCAAGCAAGGCCAAGTCCAGTTTGATCTGCCCGCCCAGGACGTTACCCCGGAACAGCTCCATCATCTGTATCAGCTCGACAACCCACCCTCTAGCTAG
- a CDS encoding phosphatase PAP2 family protein, with protein MLKWLIQQSQSVRSPWQRWGMVVTGLAFGLFVAIATLLPQIETLDTQILLAIHHLHTPTLDRLMVLVTYLGEPLILFPFTLAMGGILLWQKRRQEALGFVIAIGGSLGLNIWLKELFARHRPALWDQILQVPFYSFPSGHAMVSLVFYAVVVYGLIRQFRSFRLLMVTMGTSLIATIGFSRLYIGVHWPTDVVAGYAAGLVWLAVCLISQSLLLARSTETASD; from the coding sequence ATGTTGAAATGGCTGATTCAGCAAAGCCAATCGGTTCGTTCGCCCTGGCAGCGCTGGGGAATGGTGGTAACGGGATTAGCTTTCGGTCTGTTTGTTGCGATCGCAACCCTGCTTCCCCAAATTGAAACCTTAGACACCCAGATTTTGCTGGCCATTCACCATCTCCACACCCCAACCTTAGATCGGTTGATGGTGTTAGTGACCTATCTCGGTGAACCCCTGATTCTGTTCCCCTTCACCTTGGCTATGGGAGGGATCTTGTTGTGGCAAAAACGACGCCAAGAAGCTCTAGGCTTTGTGATCGCGATTGGGGGTTCCTTGGGACTCAATATCTGGCTCAAAGAGCTATTCGCCCGTCATCGCCCCGCCCTCTGGGACCAAATTTTGCAGGTGCCCTTCTATAGCTTTCCCAGCGGCCATGCTATGGTCTCTCTAGTTTTCTATGCCGTGGTGGTCTACGGTTTAATTCGCCAGTTTCGCTCCTTCCGGTTGCTGATGGTGACTATGGGCACGAGTCTGATTGCCACCATTGGATTTAGTCGACTCTATATTGGCGTTCATTGGCCCACCGACGTGGTGGCTGGCTATGCTGCAGGCTTGGTTTGGTTAGCCGTCTGCCTGATCTCCCAGTCCCTCCTGTTAGCTCGGTCAACGGAGACTGCATCCGATTAA
- the psaM gene encoding photosystem I reaction center subunit XII, with translation MELSDLQIVIALVVALLPALLALNLGSALSK, from the coding sequence ATGGAACTATCAGATCTACAAATTGTGATCGCCCTTGTTGTGGCATTGCTACCTGCACTGCTGGCACTTAATCTTGGTAGTGCCCTCTCCAAGTAA
- a CDS encoding tetratricopeptide repeat protein produces the protein MKIHLLIYAFPCCLIGFISTTTIQIQPGFAIDKLAYTDTILSAQSDTINDLMRQADIAFKEKDYKSVVKIYTKVLSLDPNLEIAYSYRGYAYTILKDQPKALADYTKLISLNPSSALAYSNRGYIYLDIKNYPKAIADFSRSIDLDPKESFAYRGRAMALYGTNKMQAAISDFTKAITLEPGFSDNYTRRGLAYRKLGNIQKANQDLRTAEQIDRKENAN, from the coding sequence ATGAAAATACATCTTCTTATCTACGCTTTTCCATGTTGTCTGATTGGATTTATTTCTACTACTACGATACAAATTCAGCCAGGATTTGCTATCGATAAACTAGCTTATACAGATACTATTCTGTCTGCTCAGAGTGATACGATAAATGACCTTATGAGACAGGCAGATATCGCCTTTAAAGAGAAAGATTATAAGAGTGTAGTCAAAATCTATACAAAAGTACTATCTCTCGACCCGAACTTAGAAATAGCCTATAGCTATCGAGGATATGCTTACACTATCTTAAAAGACCAACCGAAAGCTCTCGCAGACTACACAAAATTAATTTCCCTTAATCCAAGCTCTGCTCTAGCTTATAGCAATCGAGGATACATCTATCTTGATATAAAAAACTACCCTAAAGCGATTGCAGATTTTAGTCGATCTATCGATCTCGACCCAAAAGAATCATTTGCTTATAGAGGCCGAGCAATGGCTTTATATGGCACTAACAAGATGCAAGCAGCGATCTCAGACTTTACAAAAGCAATTACGCTAGAACCCGGATTTAGTGATAACTATACTAGAAGGGGATTAGCATATCGTAAACTTGGAAATATCCAGAAAGCTAATCAAGACTTACGAACTGCTGAACAGATAGACCGAAAGGAAAATGCCAATTAA
- a CDS encoding putative selenate ABC transporter substrate-binding protein yields the protein MKRFLLPSLLGLLLVACSAPESTPPKQQPFVAGAIPDQDPEKLQRLYSKLATYLEAELEIPVTYKPVNNYAAAVTAFRVGDLDMVWFGGLTGVQARLQVPKAQAIAQREIDAKFTSVFIANKASGIEPFEAVEGLKALKGRTLTFGSESSTSGRLMPQYFMQEADLTLKDLKGNVGFSGSHDTTIKVVEAGTYEVGALNSQVWKDRVAEGKVDLDKVQVIWETPSYFDYHWVINPQVSERYGPEFIPKVQEALLKLDPAVQEQAEILDLFGGSSFIKTDNSNYAQIEAIGRQIGKIK from the coding sequence ATGAAACGATTTTTACTCCCCAGCTTGTTGGGATTGTTGCTTGTCGCTTGTTCAGCACCAGAAAGTACCCCACCCAAACAACAGCCTTTTGTGGCTGGCGCAATCCCTGACCAAGATCCTGAAAAGCTTCAGCGTCTTTACAGTAAGTTAGCCACTTATTTAGAAGCCGAACTAGAGATTCCGGTGACCTATAAACCCGTCAATAACTATGCGGCTGCGGTCACCGCTTTTCGCGTGGGGGATTTAGATATGGTGTGGTTTGGGGGCCTGACTGGAGTTCAGGCGCGCTTACAGGTTCCCAAGGCCCAGGCCATTGCCCAGCGGGAAATTGACGCCAAGTTTACCAGTGTCTTTATCGCCAATAAAGCGAGTGGGATTGAACCTTTTGAAGCCGTTGAAGGATTAAAAGCACTGAAAGGTCGGACTCTCACCTTTGGTAGTGAATCCTCCACCTCGGGACGGCTGATGCCCCAATACTTTATGCAGGAGGCCGACCTTACCCTTAAAGATCTAAAGGGCAATGTGGGGTTCTCGGGGTCTCACGATACGACGATTAAAGTGGTCGAAGCTGGCACCTATGAAGTAGGAGCCTTAAATTCCCAAGTCTGGAAGGATCGAGTAGCGGAAGGCAAGGTGGATTTAGACAAAGTCCAGGTGATTTGGGAAACGCCGTCTTATTTTGACTATCATTGGGTGATCAATCCCCAGGTAAGCGAACGCTACGGCCCTGAGTTTATTCCTAAAGTTCAGGAGGCCCTACTCAAGCTCGACCCCGCTGTCCAGGAGCAGGCGGAAATTTTAGATCTCTTTGGGGGGAGTTCGTTTATCAAGACCGATAATAGTAACTATGCTCAAATTGAAGCGATTGGCCGCCAAATCGGCAAGATCAAATAG
- a CDS encoding type II toxin-antitoxin system HicB family antitoxin, giving the protein MKIKAVIHSAEEGGYWAEVPALPGCITEGDTKDEVINNLKDAIEGWLDVANERQVTQSSDQVVEIAV; this is encoded by the coding sequence ATGAAAATTAAAGCAGTTATCCATTCAGCAGAGGAAGGAGGTTATTGGGCAGAAGTTCCTGCACTTCCTGGTTGTATTACTGAAGGGGATACAAAAGACGAAGTGATAAATAACTTGAAGGATGCTATTGAAGGCTGGCTCGATGTTGCTAATGAGCGTCAGGTGACTCAATCATCTGATCAAGTAGTTGAAATTGCTGTATGA
- a CDS encoding VOC family protein: MFDHIKFGVRDFAVSKTFYLKALEPIGVTVVTDWPPNGAELSQPTGKSSLCLYQTDEKPAHLHIAFVAENRHQVDAFYYAALSAGGQDNGPPGLRPQYSGQYYAAFILDPDGHNIEVVCHETEA; the protein is encoded by the coding sequence GTGTTTGACCATATCAAGTTCGGCGTTCGCGACTTTGCGGTGAGCAAAACCTTCTACTTGAAGGCGCTTGAACCAATTGGAGTGACTGTTGTCACCGATTGGCCTCCAAACGGTGCTGAATTGAGTCAGCCGACAGGCAAAAGTTCACTATGCCTGTACCAAACAGACGAAAAGCCCGCGCATCTACACATAGCATTTGTCGCCGAAAACCGGCACCAAGTCGACGCGTTCTATTACGCCGCTTTGAGCGCAGGCGGGCAGGACAACGGACCGCCAGGATTGCGTCCTCAGTACAGTGGTCAGTACTATGCGGCATTCATTCTGGACCCCGACGGGCATAATATCGAGGTGGTCTGCCATGAGACGGAGGCCTAA
- a CDS encoding TerC family protein, with the protein MLDPLFELSPQVGLDTALIIFNLIALEAVLSADNAIALAALVKGLEDEELQSRALNIGLLAAFAMRMLLIFTATWVIRFWQFELLGACYLLWLAFQYFFKEDDEHHHHGPKFASLWQAIPVIAVTDLAFSLDSVTTAIALSDERWLVLTGGIFGIITLRFMAGLFIKWLEEYIHLQDAGYLTVVLVGFRLLLKVINDDFVPPQWSMILAIALIFAWGFSKKRNPDDPEPQNLVEHDSERTELANEVSDFIQEVRDLSQPDPKPQAANEQI; encoded by the coding sequence ATGCTAGACCCGTTGTTTGAACTCTCTCCCCAGGTCGGTCTCGACACCGCACTCATTATTTTTAATTTGATTGCTTTAGAGGCTGTACTGTCTGCTGATAATGCGATCGCATTAGCGGCATTGGTCAAAGGACTGGAGGATGAAGAGCTTCAGAGCCGTGCTTTAAATATTGGCTTGTTGGCCGCTTTCGCTATGCGGATGCTGCTAATTTTTACCGCAACCTGGGTGATTCGATTCTGGCAGTTTGAGCTGTTAGGGGCTTGCTACTTACTATGGCTCGCCTTTCAGTATTTCTTCAAAGAAGATGATGAACATCACCATCACGGCCCTAAGTTTGCCTCTCTCTGGCAGGCCATTCCGGTAATTGCTGTTACTGACTTGGCGTTTTCCCTCGATAGCGTGACTACTGCGATTGCCCTATCAGATGAGCGTTGGTTAGTGCTGACAGGCGGTATTTTCGGTATCATCACGCTTCGATTTATGGCCGGGCTATTTATCAAATGGCTAGAAGAGTATATCCATCTCCAGGATGCTGGGTATTTGACGGTGGTATTGGTGGGATTCCGACTCCTGCTGAAGGTTATCAATGATGATTTTGTGCCGCCTCAATGGTCAATGATTTTGGCGATTGCCCTGATCTTTGCCTGGGGATTTTCCAAAAAACGCAATCCCGACGATCCGGAACCTCAAAACCTTGTAGAGCATGATTCTGAGCGAACTGAATTAGCCAACGAAGTGAGTGACTTTATTCAGGAAGTTCGAGATCTATCCCAACCTGATCCGAAGCCTCAAGCTGCGAATGAGCAGATTTAG
- a CDS encoding Sir2 family NAD-dependent protein deacetylase: protein MVDLNLAAYSRIAILTGAGISVASGIRPFRGPNGIWNEISADQLNVDAGQNNPGFIWQTLGAMRKVVASAIPNAAHQALADLEQNLKPSQQLTLITQNIDGLHQRAGSTNVVELHGSLLETRCSNFACDASVFADQSAHADQIPQCPVCHAHQLPNVVLFEEPIPLDASWQSKKALRDCDLFLAIGTSGTVQPAASFVRSADYVGARTILINLEAPSEHNPYFHEVIVGAAEEILPTLLT from the coding sequence ATGGTTGATCTAAATTTAGCGGCCTACTCACGCATTGCTATTCTGACGGGCGCCGGGATTTCTGTTGCCTCAGGGATTCGTCCTTTTCGTGGACCGAACGGGATCTGGAACGAAATTTCGGCTGATCAGCTCAATGTCGATGCCGGGCAAAATAACCCTGGTTTTATTTGGCAAACCCTAGGGGCTATGCGTAAAGTTGTGGCGTCGGCAATTCCCAATGCGGCTCACCAAGCCCTGGCAGATCTCGAACAAAATTTGAAGCCATCGCAGCAGCTCACTTTAATCACCCAAAATATTGACGGACTCCACCAACGGGCGGGCAGCACAAACGTTGTGGAACTGCATGGATCGCTCCTAGAAACCCGCTGTTCAAATTTTGCCTGCGATGCCTCCGTCTTTGCAGATCAATCCGCCCATGCCGATCAGATCCCTCAGTGCCCTGTCTGCCATGCTCATCAGTTACCCAATGTTGTCTTATTCGAGGAGCCCATTCCGCTGGATGCATCCTGGCAAAGCAAAAAGGCCCTCCGAGATTGTGATTTATTTTTGGCGATTGGCACCTCTGGCACGGTGCAGCCTGCCGCTAGTTTTGTGCGCTCAGCCGATTATGTTGGAGCCCGCACGATCCTGATTAATCTGGAAGCCCCCTCCGAGCACAATCCTTATTTTCACGAGGTCATTGTAGGGGCAGCAGAAGAGATCCTCCCCACACTACTCACATGA
- the ndk gene encoding nucleoside-diphosphate kinase has protein sequence MERTFLAVKPDGVQRGLVGEIISRYEAKGFTLVGLKLMVVSRELAEQHYGEHKEKPFFGGLVDFITSGPVVAMVWEGKGVVAAARKIIGATNPLSSEPGTIRGDFGIDIGRNIIHGSDAVETAQREISLWFKAEELVDWSPTLTSWIYE, from the coding sequence GTGGAACGAACATTTTTGGCCGTAAAACCAGACGGCGTCCAGCGAGGTCTGGTGGGGGAAATTATCAGCCGTTACGAAGCCAAAGGGTTTACGCTGGTGGGTCTGAAGCTAATGGTGGTCAGCCGCGAGTTAGCGGAACAACATTACGGCGAGCATAAAGAAAAGCCCTTCTTTGGTGGCCTGGTAGATTTTATTACCTCTGGCCCTGTGGTAGCCATGGTGTGGGAAGGCAAAGGCGTTGTAGCTGCTGCCCGTAAGATTATTGGTGCCACCAATCCTCTCAGCTCTGAGCCAGGAACCATTCGCGGCGATTTTGGTATCGATATTGGCCGCAATATCATTCATGGATCGGACGCCGTCGAAACGGCCCAGCGAGAAATTAGCCTGTGGTTTAAGGCGGAAGAATTAGTCGATTGGTCTCCCACACTCACCTCCTGGATTTACGAATAA
- a CDS encoding DUF2237 family protein, protein MTKAMKTEATNVLGGPLQICCTSPMTGFYRDGKCNTGAGDMGAHIVCAQVTAEFLAYTQAQGNDLSSPAPIYGFPGLKPGDCWCLCASRWQQALDAGVAPPVNLAATHAMALEHVSLEDLKQYAVDAKGD, encoded by the coding sequence ATGACAAAAGCCATGAAGACAGAAGCCACCAATGTACTGGGAGGTCCCTTACAGATCTGCTGCACGTCGCCCATGACAGGATTTTATCGGGATGGCAAGTGTAATACTGGCGCTGGAGATATGGGGGCTCATATTGTCTGCGCCCAAGTCACCGCTGAGTTTTTGGCCTATACCCAAGCTCAAGGCAATGATTTAAGTAGCCCCGCCCCCATTTATGGGTTCCCAGGTCTGAAACCCGGTGACTGCTGGTGCTTATGTGCTTCTCGCTGGCAGCAAGCTTTAGACGCAGGAGTCGCGCCCCCCGTGAATCTAGCCGCCACCCATGCCATGGCCCTAGAGCATGTCTCCCTTGAGGATCTCAAACAATATGCGGTCGATGCTAAAGGTGACTAA
- a CDS encoding metallophosphoesterase, with amino-acid sequence MPLNRRKFLTLASLSTVAVGLNHRRILAQSLQAQPPIASLTPTPQWQFIAVGDVGTGDQAQYDVAQAMAQFHQQNPCSLALLAGDNVYDGGEMERISEVFEQPYGPLLQHGITFHAVLGNHDVMSQRGEGQIRYPGFHMAGRYYTFTRDSVQFFALDTNPGPHWPAQLRWLEAELARSEANWKIVLGHHPIYASGLHSIKWELASRLGPLLGTPKLYPGLGEQLTPLFAKYQVQLYINGHEHHYERTQPIAGTTYLTCGVGARLRPTGSSDWTAFASSQLGFAAIAVYEHQLVINGIGVNGQPFDRGVITPTFIAKPSSSKSGV; translated from the coding sequence ATGCCCTTAAACCGTCGAAAATTCCTCACATTAGCCAGTTTGTCTACGGTCGCTGTGGGCTTAAACCACCGTCGAATTCTGGCCCAATCTTTACAGGCTCAGCCCCCCATTGCTTCACTCACCCCAACGCCTCAGTGGCAATTTATCGCCGTGGGGGATGTCGGGACCGGGGACCAAGCTCAGTATGATGTCGCCCAGGCGATGGCCCAATTCCATCAGCAAAACCCGTGCTCGTTAGCGCTCCTAGCTGGAGACAACGTTTACGACGGGGGAGAAATGGAGCGTATTAGCGAGGTTTTCGAGCAACCCTATGGGCCTTTGCTGCAACACGGCATTACGTTTCATGCCGTGTTGGGCAATCACGATGTCATGTCTCAACGAGGCGAGGGGCAGATTCGCTACCCCGGTTTTCATATGGCGGGTCGCTACTATACCTTTACCCGAGACTCGGTTCAGTTTTTTGCCCTAGATACGAATCCAGGTCCCCACTGGCCCGCTCAATTGCGATGGCTGGAAGCTGAGCTGGCCCGATCTGAGGCTAACTGGAAGATTGTTCTGGGGCATCATCCGATTTATGCGTCGGGCTTACACAGTATTAAATGGGAGCTAGCCTCACGCCTAGGACCATTACTGGGGACCCCCAAACTATATCCCGGCCTAGGAGAGCAGTTAACGCCCCTGTTTGCGAAATACCAGGTTCAGCTCTATATCAATGGCCATGAGCACCATTATGAGCGCACCCAGCCCATTGCCGGCACCACCTATCTGACCTGCGGGGTAGGAGCCCGACTACGACCCACAGGCTCGTCAGATTGGACTGCGTTTGCCAGTTCACAGCTCGGTTTTGCAGCGATTGCGGTCTATGAGCATCAGCTTGTGATTAATGGAATTGGGGTCAACGGTCAGCCTTTTGACCGGGGTGTGATTACGCCGACCTTTATTGCCAAGCCTTCATCGTCAAAAAGTGGGGTATGA
- a CDS encoding ATP-binding cassette domain-containing protein: MLESAGEVPSKPGRSQLQLQQVDVVTELGNQYLLQNVSVDIFTGERIGIIGASGSGKTTLLRLLNRLSSPTSGEIRFEQQLLPDWPVLSLRQQLMLVPQEPKLLGMTVQDALTYPLRLQNLPEQDIASRVQTWRQRFGIPDDWLNSTELQLSVGQRQLVSLARACGTEPKLCLLDEPTSALDPGTIDRVIKALKASGMTLVIASHQFEFLNQMCDRILWLNQGKLILDAPIREINWAEIKAELTAQAEQDDWY; the protein is encoded by the coding sequence ATGCTTGAGTCGGCGGGTGAAGTCCCATCTAAACCTGGACGGTCTCAACTCCAGCTGCAGCAAGTGGATGTTGTGACGGAGTTAGGTAATCAATACCTACTCCAAAATGTTTCAGTGGACATTTTTACTGGTGAACGCATTGGCATCATTGGCGCATCTGGCTCAGGTAAAACGACCCTGTTGCGGCTGCTGAATCGCTTGAGCAGCCCAACGTCCGGGGAGATCCGATTTGAACAACAGTTGTTACCCGATTGGCCGGTCTTGTCTTTGCGGCAGCAACTGATGCTGGTTCCTCAAGAGCCTAAGCTGCTGGGCATGACGGTCCAAGATGCCCTCACCTATCCCTTGCGATTGCAAAACCTGCCAGAACAGGACATTGCAAGTCGCGTGCAAACTTGGCGACAGCGCTTTGGCATTCCCGATGATTGGCTCAACTCTACAGAACTACAGCTCTCGGTGGGACAGCGACAGCTGGTGAGTTTAGCGCGTGCCTGTGGCACAGAACCCAAACTTTGTCTGTTGGATGAACCCACATCGGCGCTGGATCCAGGCACCATCGATCGCGTCATTAAAGCTTTAAAGGCTAGTGGGATGACCTTAGTGATTGCCAGTCATCAATTTGAGTTTTTAAATCAGATGTGCGATCGCATCCTCTGGCTGAACCAAGGCAAACTGATCCTCGATGCTCCTATCCGTGAGATTAACTGGGCAGAGATCAAAGCAGAATTGACTGCTCAAGCGGAGCAGGATGATTGGTACTAA
- a CDS encoding response regulator transcription factor produces the protein MDSLHILIVEANPHLRSLLGWHLQQVGYFIHLSASIKQAQAAYQQHQPDLVIVDSELPDGLGQELCRWLQRQKHPLILMLSAQTTEADVVSGLKAGADDYVGKPFGMQEFLARIAALSRRSRLSLPTQVSFGALRIDLIQRRVHYHNELVDLTPQEFSLLYVLVQAEGLALSRVELLQRAWPESIDNPRTVDTHILSLRKKIEQDPQQPQLIQTVRNVGYRLNLGYLMDANPSYRSDSSQTSPPSNRFLADGKTTSQMPMSRAQSG, from the coding sequence GTGGACTCACTCCACATCCTAATCGTTGAGGCTAATCCTCACTTGCGATCTCTTCTGGGTTGGCATCTACAGCAAGTAGGCTATTTCATTCATCTCAGCGCTAGTATCAAGCAAGCTCAGGCTGCCTATCAACAACATCAGCCGGATCTAGTTATCGTTGATTCTGAATTACCCGATGGCCTGGGTCAGGAGCTTTGTCGATGGTTACAGCGCCAAAAGCATCCCCTGATTTTAATGTTGTCGGCCCAAACAACTGAAGCAGATGTCGTGTCTGGCCTCAAAGCCGGTGCAGATGATTATGTGGGTAAGCCTTTTGGGATGCAAGAGTTTTTGGCTCGGATTGCAGCCTTGAGCCGACGCAGCCGCCTCAGCCTGCCGACGCAGGTTTCCTTTGGTGCCTTGCGAATTGATTTGATCCAGCGGCGCGTTCACTACCATAACGAGCTAGTCGATCTCACTCCCCAGGAATTTAGCCTGCTGTATGTCTTAGTCCAAGCAGAAGGCCTGGCCCTCAGCCGGGTTGAACTCTTGCAACGAGCCTGGCCCGAAAGTATTGATAATCCTCGCACGGTGGATACTCATATCTTGTCCCTCCGCAAAAAGATCGAACAAGATCCCCAACAGCCTCAACTGATTCAAACGGTCCGGAATGTTGGCTATCGACTCAATCTTGGATATTTGATGGATGCAAATCCATCCTACAGGTCTGATTCATCTCAGACCTCACCTCCCTCCAATCGTTTTTTGGCAGATGGGAAGACTACCAGCCAAATGCCCATGTCCAGAGCCCAATCGGGATAA